The Lacerta agilis isolate rLacAgi1 chromosome 14, rLacAgi1.pri, whole genome shotgun sequence sequence CCTTGGGTATAGTAATacagaaaggtggcatacaaattaaaagggaaacaaaatgaaaatatgcCTGCTTAGGCAGCAACTGGAGAGGTACTGACGGGACGGGGCAACCATCTGGTTTCCTCCAACTTTCCTATCCTGCaaacagtggtgtagcatggattgccagtgcccagggtgggtgggaaggaaatggATGGAATACACATGTACATTCAATTGCCCAACAATGTCTACATCACCCAGGAGacagcagctgcagagataagaaaagaagagttgttccattgtctggagaggtcacttcctggtttgcacagCAGAATCCATTTTCAACCAATGCACACAACTCTATTAAGCCAGCATCGGGTGTTGGAATTTTGTGCCAATTTTGAGCCCAGAACAACTGTCCCCATGCCCCCTTCCCCCACTACACTATGGCCTGCAATATTTGCATTACGCCAACAAGGTGGGAGACCTCAGGCTCAGGTGCGAAATACAAGTCCAATTTATTCAGCCCTCAGACTTCTCCCAAGGCCACACACTCTCCTGAGCCAAACACTGTCTTCCCAGGCTACACCCTACAAAAGTCTTACTTCATAGGCTccttgtatgtttgtttttgtttttgttttgttttgttttacctctCTGGACAGTGTCCTTGTTAGGAACTGgcaggcgaagaagaagaagaagaagaagaagaagaagaagaagagtttggatttgatatcccgctttatcactacctgaaggaagaagaagaagaagagtttggatttgatatcccgcttttcactacccgaaggagtctcaaagcggctaacattctcctttcccttcctcccccacaacaaacactctgtaaggtgagtggggctgagagacttctaagaagtgtgactagcccaaagtcacccagcagctgcatgtggaggagcggagacgcaaacccggttccccagattacgagtctaccactcttaaccactacaccacactggctctcttagggAGGGTGGTGGGAGCCGCCTGCTcaagagccccccagggagggCACAGAAGATGACGATTTAGATCCCGGATCCTGGTGATGGAATACCAGCCACACTTCAGAGGAGGGGACACGCTGGGAGGTACTAGTAGCAGGAAGTGCGAGGGATCACGGAGAGGCAGGTGGGCCCAGCACAGGACAGAGAGATGAGGTTTCCAGTTTGGATGCTGACTCTGACAGAGGCGAGCCAGACCTTGCAGCTTTTGAGAAGGAGAGGGGTTTTTAACTGTGAGAGCAGCAGgtgttgttttatgctgctatGTGCCTCAGAATAAGTTCTGCAAATATTAGCCAGCCTCGTATATAAATTCATGTAAATATGCTCCAGTATACCAAGTAAAGCAATGTGTTATCTGAAACTTTTAAACCACGAATTTTGCGCAGCCTTTTCtaggaggggaagaagagaactgtttttaaaagggtCAAACGACCCAGGGCAACTTGCGCACCGCTCTGTAAAGCATAATTGCCGCAGAGCTCTCCTGCGCCACCAACAGCACAGCCTCTGCAGCCCCACTGATTCCCGGGATGCGAAGGATGTTGCATGTTGCTGAGGAACAGACCAGACAGGCACGGAAAGTAGGTTTCTGCCACAGCGGAAGATTACAGGGATGAAGACTTGACTCAGAGGACTCAGAGAGCGAAGGAGAGGCTGCACGCCAGTTCAAGAAACTTCTTTGTGAAGGGGTTTTTGCCTTTATAAGACTCCTTTCTTTAATAAAGCCTCGTTTATGAGCTTTAGTAAAGAAGCTAACTGCATGTTAACATCGTATCTTCCTCTTTGGCCTGTGAGTGACCTGATCGTCCTGTCAGCCCTTTCAcagtccttgagctctgataatgcctcttcgtTGTCTGGGCAGAGGATAGAGAGGGTGTAAAAATCACGtctgtggctccacccacttttgcctctgcccctgcccaccaCAGGTATGTAGCCCCCAGATGGCTGTCTAGAGGAGCACACATGGCCCCCAGGTTAACAACCCCTgcattgcacatttaaaaaaaccaacaaaaaacaccAGTCATCATTTTCCATGGACATGACTTTATTCATTTAATACTTTTTAGGAATATATCTGTATAACTCTGAAACGTCAAGCTAAATATCTCAGGAGCAGGATTGCCCGGTTGCTACATGAGGaagaacaaagaagaaagaaagcataAATACTTTTTACAGGGAAATAATAAATATGCCATTTTAATCTTGGGGAATGCAGTTTTTCCGTTGCCAAGTCCACCAGTGGAAACAAATCCtaaaggccacacacacacacacacacacacacacatcttacaAGTTGATGAAGCAGGAACAATGCCCAGGTACTGAATTTTATCTTGTTTAAAGCAggtttggagtccagcaacatctggaagggctgcAGATTCTGTAtgggctgtccagatgttgctgcctGGAGGATGTTAAACGAATGGGAAGGGAGGACTAAACCAAGCGCAGCTGAGCTCATGCGCAGCACATGTTTCCCACTGCCGAATAACCGAGACTCGCACATctggatttggggggggaggtgtccaAGTCGAGGGAATGAACTCCAAGGAGGCTTGAGGCCTGGGTGCTGCTCGTTTCAGAAATGGAAAATTACTTTAATTTCTGTTTCAGTGACGGCGGAATTGGCAGCACGTTCAAAGTTCTCTGGATCAGCCACGAGGCATCTAGAACTAGGTCTCcagtcaggggtgtagcaaggggggggcatagggggcggtccgccccaggttccagaatggagggggtgacaaattatcaaggaacaattactgccctactagggcggttcataaaaaactctttttaaaaaaatacctgctCTGAAGGTGTTATCTtcctatactagggattatatagctatatatgaaatttcatgcatatcggttaatatcttgaccctcctccaccaaaatagctgtttacttggctgttttcctatgtcgtgaaggctgaaatttcagttcagtggagcacttactgttcccaaccctaaccctgtggaaagccatctaattagacttttaatttgatttggagatgttttcaggaggtaatttaattattgtttgattttataccaatgttatgtatctgatgttagccaccctgagcccgacttcggctggggagggcgggatataaataaaagttttattattattattacttgttcttattcctttgtaagaaaatatgaaataacgtaaaaccatttttgcagggggaggatcaatgggggggttaagaaattttctgcaccgggtaccacctgaacttcctacgcctctgccggggggtgtgtgacaaaaaattttttgcccccgggtaccaatttaccttgctacggcCCTGTCTCCAGTGTATAAAATATTGGTCTTTGTTGGGCTTCAAATCCTAGCTTGGCCATAAGTCTATTCTGGCAAGTCACAGTCTGTAAATATACTCACTTACTTAGGACTCAGGGATCATTTTTtcaatttctcccccttctctttccaggcacaggtctgtggtTTAAACTCTggtctgaatgtgtgtgtgtgtgtgtgtgtgtgtgtgtgtttgccccgGAGCTTTCCTTGCAAAAACCCGCTTTTTGgcgctcagtcagagcaaatgtcgatttgggttttctgcagattgccatttgcgccgattcagctttaaagagcgggttttcatggAAAACctctggaggaagaagaagaaaaaagatgttCAGACAAAGAGCATTAAAGCATGGACCGctcctggaaagagcagaggaaagttaagtgtggataatCCCTAAGCtttgctgaaatcagtgggacttacttctgagaaggcaTGGATAGGATTGTAACGGATGCAAAACTAACGCATATGGAGGAAGCCCCTTTCGACTGCAGTGAGACTTGCACCCATAGGCTCGGACTGCAAGCCTTGCTGGAGCAAAATGGGAATATCTATGACTGCCTGCACAAAAGGTTTTTATCGGGATGAACTACGAGTGCAATGGAAATTCTTTATCCTTTGgttattattgttgctgctgcagcagcagcagagaaaaggtCTTCCTCGGCGTTTTAAAAgaaggtttctagtcctcattgttgcAGAGAACAGCTTTTAAGCATCAGCATTGTAGAAACAACTTTCTAGTTCTAATCCAGATCGAAGGctagagggggtggggtgggaggaagtggCAAATGCCTAAACTGACAAGCCACATTATACTGAGCTGCACCAGATCAACGGCACCCTAAGAATCAACGAATTGTCATGACAAACAAGGGAGTACCAGGGTGGGTCCATATGTGCCGAGGTTGAGGCACCTGTTGATGAAAACATCACAAATGAAAGGAGTAACTCCATGGTGCTGACTTCTAACTTCTGGCACAGCTAGCATATCTGGTTCACATTTAGAAACCATGAATCTGGATCCCCTCTGAATTGCCCTTGTGTTCCTAAAAATCGCCCGCAGCCccagaagaaatatttttttctgccactttgaggactagaaacttattttgcctttccctttaaaataaaaaaggactccCAGAATACTAGTAAAAGGCTACTGCACGGTATATACTTTTTGACCCTAAAATAGCAAGCCCCATCTAGCCTTTGAGCACCCTATATTTATAGACAAGTCAGGCTCTGTACAATATGGCATGGtttaaaaatcccccccccccccgttctttcgGGTTTCCTGGTCCAACTTGTCCTTGCAAAGTTTGCTGTCTGCAAAGACGTGTGTGCATTTGCCACTGTACAATAAGGcgtgatttcatttttttaagctcCCCGATTTCTCCTGGTGAATCGAAGGGCAACCCAACAGATCGCAGGACAGGAAGCAAATATGCCCTGCTGACAAAGAGCTTAGCACATAGTTCAGGCAATGCTGCGGCACAACAAGGAGCGACGCATAAATGTGCGACATGTAAAAAAGCAAGGATAGCAGAGAAGGCGTGCAGGTGAGCACGCACCTGGAGAGATGTCACCTGGTTCTAAATCGATGTTTGCTTTTGCAGAGAGGCGCCAGTCCTTTGTCAAACAGAGTCAGGGCAAGGAAAtcctgagggaggcagtggagcaaGTGGGCCCTGCTCACCCACTTTGGCCTTTCGAGTCACACCACCCCTTGCAGACCCTCTGAGCGACTCATCTCTCAGGCTTCCTCCAGCTCAGTTTCGCTCtgtccattccccaccccaccccacccttcaccTCTCTCGTCCGACCACCTAGAGGAGAGTCGGATAGCTTTTGGGCTGCATGAGCTCTGAACCTCCAACTGGGGCGGCGGCCATGGAGACCCCTCGACACCATCCCCCGCTCGCTCCATTCCATGTTTATCCAGTCGCCATCAACAACAACGAAAAGGGAGGGTGGGCCATGCAGAAAACAAAAATCTGGGCTGGGCCTCGCCAACGGCCCCTCCGCTTAGTAGGAGTTCTCCAGCTCCGGCTGGTTGGCCTTACTGCCCCTGGCCCTGGAGAGACGTGGCTTTTTGTTCTTCTGGGGCCGGGCGGCCTCTTTGCTGAAGTCCTTGAGCTGGGAGCGGTTGTGGTAGCGGGTGTAGCGCTTGCATTTGCAAGCGGTGACGGCTCTGATCTTGATAGTCCGCAGCTCCTCGTCGGGGCAGGCCAGCTGGATGCGCTGGGAGCGACTGTGCGCCGGGATGCAGCGGTAATCCAAAGCGTTCTGCCGCCACCATTTCCCCTTGCCAATGGAGttggggaggaggtgggagggcaggCACTGGCCGGAACAGACCAGCTCCCTGAGCGGCTTGACGCTGCGGCACAGACCGTCGGTGATGTAGCGGGTCGAATATGTTTCCCGGCAACTGAACTCGAGTGGTtctaagagagagaaaaggatgggTTGTTTTTTGTGGAATATCCAGCATGCTTAAGTCGAGTTactgcatgaaggggttaataccatagagttaGCTGCCCTGTCAGGCTCAGCTAggtcacttcccctcaccttgggaggaggGTTATCAAGCCTATTGTTTCCCCTTAGTAGCCCCACCAACTACTAGGATCTTTGGGCCTGCACACTTTTGGATTTTGTCCCATATACCACCAGTATGCAGGCAGCATCCACCACTTCCCCGAAAGGAAATGCAGGCTTCGATCTTGAAAATATTCCACACCTACCCACATGGCACTAGATGCTCTGAATGAGCACAAAACCAGCCGTCAAAGTCTTCAATGGATTCTATTGACTTTTGGATCTAATTCCTATTTGGCAGGAGTCAAGTAGAGTTTTCTACGCACCACTAAAGTTCTGGCCAATCGTTGAGCTCACCTGACAGGGCATCAGTTTGTCTGTTCCAAATTCAGAAAAACAACAGCTGTACCACTGGGATGTCCCACTTGAGACCAATGGAGGGCACTCACACGGCTGAATGTTCTTTCATTAAAAAAGCcttaatacattaaaaatatgtgGAGTGGGAGGAGTAGTGAGAGATTGCCTGGAACCCGCTACAGACTAACTGTAAACCACTTGGAGTCCCCCCCTCTTGCAATtagcaatatatacattttattaaaccCACCTGCATGCTGAAGTGGCACCACCCAGAAACAGGTTTGCCACCTCCTCACCTGCTATGGCAGAACTAGGCCTTAGGCAGATTtacaggaccttggagagctcctggGGGGAGCAGGTGTTGCTCCAACAATGACCAGATGTCAACAGGGAACTTTAGTAGCGGAATAGTTTTGCTGGGTGTCTGTCTGCTCCCACTTCTTAGCTGGCAGGAATTGAAGCTGGCCACTTCTTGATCAGGAGATCACAGGGGAGTCACAGAGACCTTGGTGACTGTGAGTGAGGGGGTGTGAATTCCTATTCCTTGCTTGTAGAATATGAACCCCTGTTCTCCAGGGCAGAACAAAACATCGTAGtgaaacttaaaggtaaagggatccctgatcattaggtccagtcgcggacgactctggtcatgtgaacagcatgactaagccgcttctggcgaaccggaagagcgcatggaa is a genomic window containing:
- the SOST gene encoding sclerostin; the encoded protein is MQTSQALCSFCIFFQVFLPSGRGWQVLKNDATEIVPDFPENTEPPAEQPYIQSDNDTMNNRAQQGERHLQVALGRTEPLEFSCRETYSTRYITDGLCRSVKPLRELVCSGQCLPSHLLPNSIGKGKWWRQNALDYRCIPAHSRSQRIQLACPDEELRTIKIRAVTACKCKRYTRYHNRSQLKDFSKEAARPQKNKKPRLSRARGSKANQPELENSY